One part of the Malus sylvestris chromosome 2, drMalSylv7.2, whole genome shotgun sequence genome encodes these proteins:
- the LOC126606502 gene encoding vacuolar protein sorting-associated protein 2 homolog 1, with product MSFLFGKRKTPAELLRENKRMLDKSIREIERERGALQGQEKKLILEIKKSAKQGQMGAVKVMAKDLVRTRHQIEKFYKLKSQLQGVSLRIQTLKSTQAMGEAMKGVTKAMGQMNRQMNLPSLQKIMQEFERQNEKMELTTEVMGDAIDDALEGDEEEEETDELVSQVLDEIGIDVNQELVNAPSAAVAAPAAKNKVPQVETAAAGADDGGIDSDLQARLDNLRRM from the exons ATGAGTTTCCTCTTCGGGAAGCGGAAAACGCCCGCAG AACTTTTGCGGGAAAACAAGAGGATGTTGGACAAATCTATTCGAgaaatagagagggagagaggagctCTCCAAGGACAAGAGAAGAAACTAATTCTAGAGATTAAGAAAAGTGCCAAGCAAGGGCAGATG GGAGCTGTTAAAGTTATGGCGAAAGACCTTGTTCGAACACGGCATCAGATTGAAAAGTTCTACAAGCTCAAATCACAACTCCAGGGTGTATCTCTTAGAATTCAG ACTTTGAAATCGACACAAGCTATGGGAGAGGCGATGAAAGGAGTGACAAAGGCAATGGGCCAGATGAACAGGCAGATGAACTTGCCATCACTGCAGAAAATCATGCAAGAATTTGAGAGGCAGAATGAGAAGATGGAATTGACAACTGAGGTGATGGGCGATGCCATTGATGATGCGCTGGAaggagatgaggaagaggaggaaacCGACGAACTAGTGAGCCAAGTTCTTGATGAGATTGGAATTGACGTCAACCAAGAG CTTGTTAATGCACCATCCGCTGCCGTTGCTGCACCGGCTGCGAAGAACAAAGTTCCACAAGTTGAAACAGCGGCAGCTGGAGCTGATGACGGTGGGATAGATAGTGATTTACAGGCGAGGCTAGACAATTTAAGAAGGATGTAG
- the LOC126606511 gene encoding RING-H2 finger protein ATL16-like codes for MGYKLHTIQSPFSQPPQPPSTPPPKTNLPMFYYGLIIVSIAAIILAMYNLIYVKLTSNRHDQSPPPRSSISLVDLSRTRRSRSFGNLDSFRYKKNEGSTSKDESCVECAVCLSVFEDGEEIRKLPTCKHSFHAPCIDMWLNSHSDCPLCRTPLPASSWSHPQLTTTPEENSREVLLASTSPFMLLA; via the coding sequence atGGGTTACAAGCTCCACACAATACAAAGCCCTTTTTCACAGCCACCACAGCCCCCGTCTACTCCGCCACCAAAAACCAACTTACCCATGTTCTATTACGGCCTCATAATCGTCTCAATAGCCGCCATAATCCTAGCCATGTACAACCTTATCTACGTCAAACTGACTTCGAACCGCCACGATCAGTCTCCGCCACCAAGATCATCAATCAGTTTGGTTGATCTCTCAAGAACAAGGAGGAGTAGGAGCTTTGGGAACTTGGACAGCTTCAGGTACAAGAAGAACGAAGGGTCAACGTCAAAAGATGAAAGTTGTGTCGAATGTGCTGTTTGCTTGTCAGTTTTTGAGGACGGAGAAGAAATAAGAAAGCTTCCTACTTgcaagcactcctttcatgctCCGTGCATAGACATGTGGCTCAACTCTCACTCTGACTGCCCGCTCTGTCGCACTCCCCTGCCGGCGAGCTCATGGAGTCATCCGCAGCTGACTACTACGCCGGAGGAGAATTCCAGAGAAGTCCTACTAGCAAGCACTAGTCCTTTCATGCTCCTTGCATAG